A stretch of DNA from Anopheles ziemanni chromosome 3, idAnoZiCoDA_A2_x.2, whole genome shotgun sequence:
aaatatccgtTAGCCGAGATTAGTGTAAAAAGCTACGCCTGGAGTTCAAGATTTAGACAGGTAGTTTTGAAAACAAGGTTACTAAAACAAAGCAGTATCAAGATAATTAAAGGTTTTCACTTGCACACGGTTGCTACTGCCAAGCTGTGCCATAAAAATGGAAGTAGTTCTCAAAATTACCACTAGAGGGCGCTAGATGactcaaattttaaatttgaataataatcCGTTGTGGCTCGACCGTTTAATAAAACGGGGGATGTAATTGTTTAGtagcatttgaaacaatttattcAAGAATTTCCAACATCAAAGTCAAACAAGTTGCAGCTAGGAATAAAGTGAAATTTAAACGAACACACACGTTTTCAAACttgcaacaacaaacacactccTCCCAAAGTCCATTTGGCCgacttttccttcgttttcaaATTGAAGGTCCACACGAAGGTCGGACCGCGAATGCTGgagcagaaaagaaaatttgggTTAGAAATTGTCAACCATTTTgacgcagaaaaaaaaaataaaaaaacaccacacgTACCGTGTTTTGTATACCGGGCACTCGTAAATGTTTTTCGTCTCCTGCTTGTCCTGCGTGATCGCTTTGATGTAGATGACAGGCATTTGGGGGAACAGCTCCTTCATCAGCGAGTTGGCAATCGAGCCGACGTTCACGTCCCAGCGAGCGCCTTCCATGAACAGACCGTTCACGTACGCACCCTCCCTCGGCGGGGCGCTAAAGTCCTCCTTCCACTTCTTGGTCACGTCGCAGCTCAGGCACATCTTGTCCAACGGCCACTCGTTTTTGCGCGCCGTCTGCTGCATGATGGCCGTGAGGAAGCTCTGTGGATTGAAGAACCCGGCCAGCCACACCGAGGAGGGCAGGTTGAAGTCGTTCGACCACGCCTCCAGCTCCTTGATGCGCATCAACAGGTCGGCGAACCAGGACTGCAGGCCGTGCATCGACGGGTACGCCCGCTTGGTCCAGCCGTCCGGCACCTGGTCGAAGAAGAGGGCCTCTTCCAGCCGCTCCATGTCGGAGGTGATCGTCAGTTCGCCCTTCAGCCCGAGCAGCAGCTCCCGGAGCGAGCGTTTCAGCTCACGCACGAGGATGTTCATTCGCTCGCACTCCTGGAACGCGACGATGATGAATGGcgtccgatcttcgacacGCGCCATCAGTTCCACCATATTGAACTCCTCCGGTAGCTTGTCCAGAAAGTCGTCGATGGTGTTCTTCACGACGTCCTCGCGGCTGATGGAGGCACTGCTGGCGGAACCCGAATCGCGTGGCTGCAGCTCGAAGATGGTCCGGAACGCTTGCTCCGAAAGTGTGGTCAAGAACCCTATCTCCGCGTTCGGATGCAACCCATAAAGATGGGGCGATTCCGAGGGCAGATTATCATCGATGTAGCTGTGGTACCCGGCATAGTCGAGGTTCGGAGGAGCGGGGAATCCGGTGCACAGGTTCAAATCGCCGTCCACCAGCTCCGGCTGCATGAACTCCTCCAGGTACGTCCGGCACAGTCGACGGTCCCAATCGTCCGTGATGTGCCCTCCGTACATAATCTCCCCGAAGAGGTACCGCAGGTCCTCCCACGGCACGCGGTTGTTCGCCTCCAAATAGTTGTACAGCACGTACACGCTGATGGTGAGATCACCGACGTTGAACGGGTACACCCGGTTCCAGCCTTGCGGGCCGAACTTGCGGCGCTCGGCCACCACCGCATGGAAGTAGCAGAGAGAGAACAGGATTGCCTTGAATTCGGCCTCCTTGCCACACATCTCCAGCGTTTCCTGGGTGAAGTTGTCGAGCGCCTTGTGCACATTCGCCAGCATGCCCGTCGGCGGTTCGTTGGTGATCTTGATGGCCGACTCCAGGATGCCCTGGGGAATGATGTGATATTCCGCCGAAGGCGCCGGCTCACCACTGATAAACAAGCGGTAGTTCGCGTGCGCCCCTTCTTGAGTCGCTTCCATCTTTTTCTCCAGCGTCGGCAGCCACTTCGCCACCAGGTGAATGTTTTGCAGTATCACCCAGTGACCATCGCGACAGGCCACATCCATCGCTGCCTCCGCCACCACCTCCTGACCTTGCCCGAGCGATACGTTGTAAAAGTTGCCATAATCGGACGAGTACTTCATACGCTTGCCCAGCTTTTCGACATCCTTCAGCGGATCGACACCGGGTGAAAGGATGAAAAACACCGGAGTTGAGGCGCTCGACTCTTCGAACGACTTGGCAAACTCCACGGTGCGGGCCTCCACATACCGAGCGCCAAGCTTTTCCTCCACAAAGTACCGTACGGCGTAGGTCATCCGATCCGGACGCAGGCAGCGCATGATGCAGAGTCGCTGTAGCGCGTTCTTGTTCTTCCACTCACCGGGCATCTTCTCCCGCTCGGGGCACTCCGATTCGACCAGCTTGCGCCACCGTTTGGCCGAACCTTCGATATCCTTGTCGAGCGCCCGGAACTCGTCCATGTTCGCCAGTGCCTTAATGCCACCCCATCCGCTGTTGGACAGAAAGTCGAACGGTGACGTCAGGTTGGGCAGGTACGGGAAGCGCAGCAAAAAGTCTAGCTCCACCGGATCGATCTCCTTGGCGTGCAGCAGTATCTGGATTGCCATCTGGGCCATAAATATGAGTTTATCCTTCTCAAACAGGCCCCGTGTGGTGTACATATGCACGGCGAACGTTATCGAATCGATCAGGTTGGTGACACGTTCCTTCAACCGGTCGGCCGGAGCCGTCCTGGCGATGGCATCCTTGAAGACCGTCGTGAACGCCTTCAGCGAGAACTGATAGATGGGATTGATCTTGTGCAAGTCGTTCAGGATGAAGTACAGTATGGAGGCACGTTCCGCGGCCGCTCGGTAGCTTTCACGCGCCACATCAATCTGCTGGGACGTTTTCCTACTCTCGCGCACCTTCACCTCCACCTCGGCGGCTGTCTTCTTCGTCTTCTCTAGGTTCAGTACGAGCGATGCGTCCTCGAGCACGTTTTCGCCGGCCGACGAAAGGCGACTGAGCAGATCGTCCTCCAGCAGCTTGAGTGTTATCTTAAACTTGTTCTGTTCCGTCGTTAGGTCCGCTTTTTGCTTCTCCAAATCGGGCCGTTCTGCCTTGACCACTTCCGCGAGCAGTTGCTCCTCCAAGCCATCGCGCGTGACGGTGAAGTTGATGAGAGTGGTTTGCGCCTGCATTTCCGGTTTGTAGTGCGGGTTGGCCAGCTTCGTCTGCAGGATGAGCTGGAACGAAGGGTTGTAATCGATCTCTTTTTCACCCATCCGCAGACAGCGCCCCTTCTTGACCAACATTCGACCGAGCAGCGGGTCCAGCACGGCATCGACGGTTTCACCAATGTTTTCGATAAGCAAGATCTTCCCATTTACTACACACTTCTCGATCGCGTCCAGATACCCCCGTGCCGTAAGCCTTAGGACCGTCAACTCGTCTCCGTATCGCTGCTTGATCCACTTGATACCTTGTCTGGAGGGGATAAAGCAATTAGAACCATGAATCGGTGATGCTTTCGAAACTACTACGAAAGTATTACTTACAGTTGTGGATCGATCATCAGTGGCCAACGTGAGGAGTACGTCAGTATGGTAGCGTTCTCGGCCGACATACGATCTGACGGTAGACCCTCGTTGTTCCAGGAGGCGATCATGGCGTCGTCGCAGATCAAACTCAGTGGATCGACACCTTCCGTGAACGGTATCATCGGCCGCGACATGCGGAATGTGGGAATCCACAGTTTTTCCTGCAGCTCGACGCGGTATCGTCTGGTGAAGCAACCGACATAGCTGATAAAGCAAGCAATCAATAGCACATCACCCGGCAGGGTCACCGTTTGACCCTTCAGCGTGGCTATCGATTCCCGCCATCGCACATTCTCCGATGCCAGTCCGTTCACCAAACGATGCGCCAGATCGATGGTAAAGGCGGTCTTGTCGGCCTCATCCTGGCACTTTTGCTTTTCGGCCAGCGCGTTGTTAAACGCCGCCTGGATCACTCCCAGCTTGTCCTCCAGCTCGGTAATCTTCGTCGTCAGCTCCATCAGTTTATCCTGCGCATCCTTCAGCTCCGTCTGCGCCTCGTTGAGGGCACGCTGCTTCGGTTCGACCACCTGGTACACCTCGTAGAACTTATGTATATTGATGACCCAGGCGGATAGGCCGGCCGCAGCGATCGATTTGGCCCGAATCTTGTCCGGATCAAACTCCGGATCCTTCAAGTACAGCTGCAGCGCCTTGATCACGTCAGGATGAATGTGTTCCTTGTCGTAGTAGAGGAGATCGTTCAAGAAAACATCCACCTTGTTCATGATCATCTTGCACGACTTCCAGCTTCGATCCTTTGGGATTTTGCCCTTCGGAGAGAACAGCACCAGGACCGCAGCGCACACGTTCACCACAGCATCCGGCGGCGACCCGAACGACTTCAGTTCGGTTAGGTTCGTTTTGTCCAGCGTATCCAGCGCCTCCTGAGCCGCGAGCAGTGCCGGTTCCGCCTTCCGTAGGTCCTCCTCGCATATCTTTGCCTTCGCACCGACATCTTCCTCGATCACGCGCACCTTCAGCTCCTCCTCGGCGGCAATACTTTTCTCCTTCTTTACCTTCTCGTTCTCGGCACCGACCACTTTAATCAGCTTATCCGCTTCCTCGTTTTTAACCTTCAGCACAATCTCCTGATCGGCCAGTTGCAGCTGCAACGAATCGACCTGCTTAGCGCACTCGGCCAGTTTCAGGATACCACTTTCCAGGCGATGGATTCGTTCGTGTAGCTCGAGTGTTTTGTCCGTGAGTAGCTTGGCGTACAGTGAAATCAGCTCCAGAAACGATTTCGGTGTCGTATAGTTATAACGTCGTTCATTCTGAAGATATGTCTGAGACATTTCATTAACCGTACCGTGCACATAGGACATGAACACGGCAATCGGTTCTACTAGTTCCGGCTacaaacaggaaaaataaaacaaatacgaaTGTATTAAACATTGAAATGAACTTTCAACACCAACCATTTTGAACGAACGAGTATACTTACGGGCAAAACTTCTACCTCCGACAGGAATCGTATCGAAACCGACTCCAGTGCATTCTTTGGCCATTCGTGGAACCAATTAATTGCGGTACAGTTCACGATGGCGGGGAATTTACGAGCCCGGACGCGCAGTGTCGATCCAACCGGTGAAAAGCATAGCACTAGCTTCAACGACTTGCGTACCTTCTCGATGAAATACTTCCAGACGTTTTCCTTCGTGTCCATTATGCCCAACTGCTTCACTTCGTTCCGTAACGCATTGATGATGTTATCGATTTCATCCTCCGCAAAAAGCTCGGGAATTTCTCCCGACGCTAGCAGATCGTTAATCAACACCAGGAACGCTTCCTCGGCCACCTGCGCGTCCGTCATCAGGAACATGCAGGGAACATTTCTAACACCAGCCTTCATGTACATCACGGCCAGGTCCGTCTTTAGGTCCGCGATGCCGTAGCCCTTTCTCAGCTGGATTTGAAATACCTCCAATCCTGCAATGCTGGCGGCAAGGCGCGCCAGAGACTGCTTGCCGGAACCGCCCACACCGATCAGTAGCGCATTGCCCCGCGGACCCTCCAGAATGCGGCTGATGCGACAGATATGGCTCATTGCGTCCTCGAACAGAACTAAATTCATAGCACCGACCAGTTCGTTGTAGTTGGCTTGGGCTTCTTCCAGAGTTCTGTTGAGCGACTCCCAGCTCTGTACCGGCATATACTTGGGATCGGCCAAGCCCTCGGCAAAGTGCGAATAGATTATGGGCTTCGAGAACACCTTGGTTTCGTCTATTTCCTCGAACGATTTCTTCACCACGTCTACGACGAGCTTATTGAAGTTGTCAATGTCCCGCTCTTCCAAGAGCTTATCCCCATACACACGGGTGGCCTCGTGAGCCCAGAGTCGAATCAGCTGGTTCGGTTCCTGACACGTTTCTCCGTTACCAAACAGCATCCCTTGGAAGATGTTCGCCAAATCGCGCATGTTGAACACGTAATGAAACTTGATCGCGGTCGGAAGGAACATCTGGCCCATCTTGGTGTGCAAGTTCAGCGCGCAGGTGACCAAGGCGGCGCAGATTTTCTGCGTCGCCAAGTTGAATTTGTTCAATGGATTCGAGAGGTGCTGCGACAAGACCGAGTAGTAAATGTGGTACAACGGGTCGCCAGTCGGAAAGCTGACCGCAAACACGCAGAAATGACGCTGTAATCGTGGATCGATCGTAAACGAGCCGGCCGTTGGGTTCATGCACGACACAAACTGGCAATTGTGGATATCCTTCAGCGAGAGCTTTGCCCGATCGTACCAGTGGTGATAGTCCATGAACTGGCGTATCAGCGTATGCGGCTGGACGGTACCGTACGTGTCGACCTCCGGCATGTTCATGTCATCCACGAAGTAAACCATCGTCTTGTTACCTGGCGGGCCGTAGTTCCGGCCGGCCTTCTTCTCCAGTGGTTTCTCGAGCACACGCTGCAGCATCTCGGAGGTGGTGTAGAAATTGAACGGTACATTGGTCACTGCGTACTTGTACGACAGGCTGCTCAGTTTGTCCGCCACGATGACACTTTTACCAGATCCAGCACCACCAACCAGCATGACCGGATGTCGCTGCTCAATCAGTATGTCCATAAACCACCGGAGGCGTGTCGTTTCCGTCGTCGGAACCAGCATCGACTGGAGCGGTATATCGGTGTCCAGCTCGAACGTCGGCACCAAATCCGTCCAGGGGTTgaattttttcgtttccggATCGATGTAGTAGCTGAAAATGGTACCACCCGGCGGAAAGCGTATCGCTTTGAACTCGTTAATCCACCACTTGTGGAACTCGTTGCGCCAATCCACCATCTGATCCTGGTACAGCGCCGACCCGAAGCCCCAGATGACGGCAAACACGTAGTATACCTCGTACCACTCCTTCGGGCACTCGGGTGGAAGGTTCTGGGGCGTCAGCAAACAATCCAACAGGTGGCAAGTCATCTGGATCATTGCAATCTCGGATATTGGGGTGATCTTTTTGAAGCGTCCGTGCGCATCCATCAGCGGAGGAATGTACTTATCGAACAAAACCGAAAGGATACCCTTTTCGGCCTGCGTCTCACGCGAGTCAATCCACGAGGCAACGAACGGATTCCAGCCGAGATCCTGTGGGTTGATGTACAGGATGCCGGCTCGTGATACCGTGGCGGGGGTCGCAGTTCGGAGGTTAGAAATTTCAAACAGAAGACGCATCTCCTTGGTGAGAGCGATACGCTCGTTGCTGGCAAGCGTGAGCACCTTGTTGTCGTCCATAACCGTGTTCAAGCTTTCGATCCACATGGGGTCGATGTCACCGTCGAGCACTATCCACTTCGGTCCCGTGCCGGGCATGTTAGCCTGGTCGCGCATGATCACCGAAAACAGCCCATCTTTCCACTCTCTCGTCGCCGGGTTGATAATTCCAAACAGCTCATCGTTGGTGACCGCCTTCGGGTTTAGGTCGTTGAAGTGCGGCTTGcgcttttggttttggtatgTCTTAAACAGTGCCTTCCACACTTGCGTTTTACCGGTGCCCGCGTTGCCGACAATAAACACCGAGTGGCGCACGGCGAACAACTCCTCCAGCTGTACCACCTTCAGGATAAAGTTATCCTCCGGCTGAAGCTTCATCTCCTGGGTAGACCGACGGATTAGCTTTTCGAAATCCGGCGAACGTTTTCGGGGAACGTCCAACGCCGGGAAAAGATCGCCGATGAGTCCCATGAACACCGGCACATCGTCGGTAACAATTTTGGGGATGTTAAAGTCACGCAACGCTCTCATCAGGACCTGGTCTTCAGGTCGCTCACGGTCACTCCGCTGGGTGGGCGATAAAAGAAACACGAATTAAGATATCCACCGGCACCGGTAGGTTTAAAGTAATGTTTCGCCTTGTGCCGTTACTCACCTTCAGCGATCcggccaccaccagcaccgacTTGATGGCACGCAGGCCCCAGTCGTAATGGTCCTGCTTCGACAGGAGCTCCTTGCACAGCGTGTAAAGGGTAATAAACTTACGCGCCAGCAACCGAGCTTCCTGGAAGCCCTCGGCGACGAGCATGATTTCGCAAATGAGCTCAAAGTCCGGCACCACCATGGCGCAGGGGCGGAACAGCGCCTTCAGATTCTCCGGTAGCTCCGTGCGTCCGGCGTACCCGGGATTCATCGTGATGAAAATTCCCACGGTGGGCACGAGCGAAATGGTCTCGCCCATAAAGTTAAATATGGTTTTCTTGCCCTATTTATATGCAAATTTAATTATCATTTCAAAGTATCGTTATGGTGGCCATTCGCGGTGTGACCGACCGCAGTTCAAGTGGAAGCGGATGTGGGTGTGAATAAAAAGAGTGAGTAAagcgagaaaagaaacaattttaatgtttaacaATGGTGTGACTTATTGAAGCGCAAGTAAATTCAGCGGCCAAATCATGCATTTGCCCCAAGGACGCAACGAGATGCAGTACTGCCAACAGAACGATAGTGACAGGAAGAGGAGTTCTATTATGCTAGCGTAtatagaaaaaccaaaacaaaattgctaaGAGTGATGCGGTATTGAGTagaaattgtaataaaatagAAGTGAAGCCAAACTACAACatagtttttgtgttttccattAGCGAAAACTGATTAGTTCTTCTTTCGACCATTGTTGCGCCATCCTCTTCTGCCTATACGCGCGTACGTGTATTCagttcaatttgttttacatattttttgaaaCGAATCCGTTAAACTATCAAGATTATCAACAAATCTACTCGTCCATGGCACGCGGCGTCTCGTTAGGTTTGTTTTTACCCGAGCTCTCAGCCGGTGGATCACTGCTGGCCTGCAGCATCTCTTGCTGCTTCAGCACGTTCCAGTCGTAGTTGAAGTCGTGATGGTGGTTCATcctgcgaagcaaaattcggAACACCTGTCTCAGATACATGTAGTCAGGTTCCTCCTCGAAGCGCAAACTGCGGCAGTAGTGGAGGTACGAGGCGAACTCAAGCGGAAAGCCCTGGCAGAGCACCTCCACCGAAGTTGACATCTTCTTCTCGGTGATCTTCTCGTACTTCTGCTTCTTGGTGGTCGCCTTCAGACACTGCCAGGGCAACGAGCCGCGGTTGAGGTACATTAAGACGTAGCCGAGCGACTCCATGTCGTCACGGCGGCTCTGTTCGATGCCGAGGCCCGTGTTGATCGACGCGTACCGGGCCGTGCCGGTCAGGTTCTTACCCTCACAGTAGGAGATGTGGGTGCGCGTGTGGATGTCACGGTACTGTTTTGCCAGCCCAAAGTCGATCAGATAAAGCTTGCTCGCGTGGCGTCCGATGCCCATCAGGAAGTTGTCCGGCTTGATGTCCCGATGGATGAAGCTGTTTTTATGCAGATACTCCAGCCGACTGATCATTTGATCGGCTAGCATCAACACGGTCTTGATTGTCAAGCGACGGCCGCAGAAATTGAAAAGATCTTCAAGCGAGGGGCCGAGCAGGTCCATCACCAAAACGAAGTATCCGCGCTCTCGACCGAAGTAGCGCATGCTCGGAATACCGAACCCACCATTCAGCACCTTGTATACCTTATTCTCGTCCATGAGATGCGGGTGGCTCGAGATGGTCTCGATCTTCAGTGCCACTTCCTCGCCACTGGTGATGTCGATTCCCAGGTAGATTTTGCCGAACGAGCCCGATCCGATTTCTTTAAGTATCCTAAACCTGCCAGCTACTATTTGTCTATTCATGTTGACGGCTGCGCAACAAAAGAGGAATGACTTCCGTTTATTCTAACTGACACACGGCTGACAGTTCTTTTATCCCTTCTGTCACTATCGTTCGTTTTGGCAGCAGCGCATACAGGGTTTTGCCACCCAATTTGCTCGCGCAACTTTATGCAGTTGCACAAGAGATGAGATTAAATGATGATTTCAATCTACATTCAGTGCGAATATATTTATACATGCAGTGCAGTAAATTTTCTAGACTAGCTATTACAAGTAGATTGAAAAGCATAGACAAGCAACTCGGTAAAGTTTTCCTAAAAAATGTACACGAGCATTATCGTGAGAAGATAGTAATTTTTTTGCGAATGAGAAGATTGTaagttttttaaactaaactCTTGTACATATTGCAGAAACGAACAAATGTATGTCAGAATTACGTTATAAGAAATAAGAGTTGGGTTTAGAAGGGGtatcaaaaactagaaacatcccgctaggcgatttcgagcaatcgttcTAAAAACGttctaaaatgaaacaaacatcgagcagttttgtacgGGAAGTAGGACGAAGTAGAACGACTGCTCGAAAACGTGCtgcttttgtttcatccccatacaaaaaagtagaacgtttGTTCCGTGCGTAGGACGTATTTAGGAttatatttcgagctgccggCAGGGATatcgctaggcagctcgaaatatcgtcttaaaaacgtcctacgcgCTATGGTGAGTAGGACAAAGTAGGACCACTGCTCGAATCATACTGCTCGTTTCATACCGATACGTTTGTTCGAgcgtaggacgtttttagaACGATATTTGGAGTTGCCTGGCGGGATTACGCCAAAGGTTCAATTCTTTTGACGATTAATTCGATTGAAGTCCGTGCTGAGGCTGACTGTAACAGTAGCTTTTACCAATCTGGTAATTGTTAAAAACTTTAACACGTTTAACTAACCAACTGCGTTAATTGTCAGACCCACGGATAATCCGATCCAGGATAATCAACGTTCCGCTGCACTAACATGTAATTGCCGTTAGCCATTGCCTACTGATCGTAAAGATAAATGAACCAACGCTATTAGGCGGCAATAGTACATCAAATGATATGCAGCAACTTCTACCAAGGTTTGATTTGGGATTCTTTTGGGGATCAATCATACTAACACGTGTTTGGCCATCCTAGAGTGCGTTAGTTACAGTAGACAAATTACCTTACTATCGCTAAGGGTTGCatactttttccctccctaTCATTATAATACCACAAACAATCATTTTACCACcaaagagaaagaaacagTTCCATTACATAGGCGGCTACATTCTCATTACGTCACACACAAATCTCATGGATAATCTCAAACCAACCAGAGGGTACCTTACCTTGATTGCGTCCTGAATCGATTTAACCTGTACCGCCACCACGGACAGCACCTCCACCGAGATACGATTGAACTCGTCGAAGCAACCCCAGGCACCGGTCTGCGATAATCCTTTGTAGATGTTGCCACACGATTTATAGTCCATCTGCTCGGAGCAGTTGAACACGTACACCATGATACCGAGCGCACGGCCAAGATCTTTCgtcgtttccgtttttcctgtTCCGGCAGGACCGGCCGGTGCACCGCCCATGATTAAATGCAGAGACTGCCGAAAGCGGGCGATAGGAAGAGCAATAAATATCGACATCTTTGAGAATGGAGGATGGTTTACCAACCTGCGTCAAGGTGATGTAACAACGGTCCGTAAGAGGAGTGATTACCAAACGTGGTGTATTTCCCAAATACTCGTAATCGTACCGGAACTGGGCATCACAAATGTTTGCGAAACAGTCCTGCAGCGTGTCGTCCCATCGGTGACGTAGTTGGCTTTGCCATTGGAACGCTTGGCCAGTTTCGACCTTTTGCTGGATCATTTTGGCCACCACGTCTCGCGAGTGTACGTCGATCGTGCAGATGGTCATGATCTTCTGCCGATCACCCTGACTTAGGTCTCCGCAAAGAAGAATGATAAGCGCGTTCAGCTGGAGGATTTGCTTCTTCTGGTAGTCTTTGAGGGCATTTTCGTAACCCTCTTCCAACTTTGCGAACGCCACGTTCACCTCCGTCGTCCACCAAATTTGTGTGGCACACAGGGCTGGCTGGGCCGGCCAATCAAAGATCCACGCATCACGAGGCTTTTCTTCGTAAGCCGACACGGACCGCTCGAAAAGATCACGCAGCGTTACGCGCATCGAATCGGTGATGCGGTTCAGCCAGATCTCAACCTTTCCGTCGCAATCGCACGGATCCTTGAAAGCGACGAACTCTTCGTTCTCCTTCGAAATCATCCCGAGGGCCATCTTGGACGATCCCTTTTCGAACCGCAGCTTGGCGATGGAGTCGTACAGTTTCGTTAGGTGTTTGGCCACCATTTCCGGCTGGTTACCGTTCGATAGGATGTCCAGCAAGTCGGCCGACGACACGAAGTAGAACCGGGGATACGCCAACCGTTTTGTTTCCAGATAGTCATTCAGTGCCTTCTCGCACAGGATAAGCTGATCGAGCAGTCCCTCCAGTTTCTCGTACAGACCCGGTCGGTTGGTTGCCTTCACTATATTGGGGGTGGCGAAGATAATGGCCAGCAGCGATTTGAACTCCCGGTCGATGTCATCGAAACGCTTCGAGTCATCCGGCAGCTGGTTGCGAATGTCCTCCGAGCCAATGAAGATACTCTCCAGATACATCCACTTGCGCTGAACCTCAAACCAGGCCGTAATAACCTGATCCGCGTTCGAAAGGGACAGCTGCCACCGGGAGACCTGGTCCAGGAAGTAGGCGATGTACTTGGAGGACAGCAGATTCTGTAGCTGCACCTGATTCTCTTCCAGCATTTCGATGACCTCCTCCGACACCTTGAGCAGCTTTAAATTGGTGCGCTCGTGGGATTCGAACTCGAACGCCAGATCCTTCCAGGCAATTTCGAGATCGTGCAGCATTTTTTCCATCGCCATCTCTTTGACCGATTTATCGACAATCGTTTTCACTTCCTCCTCGTAGTTGTGCAGGTTTAGCTCGAGCAAATCGGCCAGCGTGGTGGAGTCCACCATTTGGAAACGAACCTACCGAAAATGACCGAATTAGTTGGATGATTGTAAGGCCAgcagaaaaaatacaaaataaaaaatcacacaTACAATATATCCGTGGAAAGTTatacaaagaaaataaattcaaaaacaaaaaaaaaaataactgaaGCTGGTTAGTAGAAAGGCAAGAGAAAGgtgattatttttaattt
This window harbors:
- the LOC131288716 gene encoding casein kinase I-like gives rise to the protein MNRQIVAGRFRILKEIGSGSFGKIYLGIDITSGEEVALKIETISSHPHLMDENKVYKVLNGGFGIPSMRYFGRERGYFVLVMDLLGPSLEDLFNFCGRRLTIKTVLMLADQMISRLEYLHKNSFIHRDIKPDNFLMGIGRHASKLYLIDFGLAKQYRDIHTRTHISYCEGKNLTGTARYASINTGLGIEQSRRDDMESLGYVLMYLNRGSLPWQCLKATTKKQKYEKITEKKMSTSVEVLCQGFPLEFASYLHYCRSLRFEEEPDYMYLRQVFRILLRRMNHHHDFNYDWNVLKQQEMLQASSDPPAESSGKNKPNETPRAMDE